A window from Pangasianodon hypophthalmus isolate fPanHyp1 chromosome 16, fPanHyp1.pri, whole genome shotgun sequence encodes these proteins:
- the LOC113530739 gene encoding steroid 17-alpha-hydroxylase/17,20 lyase gives MDITLFSSPETLTLYCIVGVLLLLVLKCMLGRRQSSGGVTALPCLPSVPVLGSLLHLRSPLPPHLLFSKLAIKYGPLFSLYMGPHYTLVVSKVTLAREVLLHRGKDFAGRPKMVTTDVLTRGGKDIAFADYNTLWRNHRRLVQSSFALFGEGSSKLQTIVLDAADNLCSDLQACRGQSVDMGPMLMRAVTNVVCRLVFGSTYDAHDPELQQVIEYNDGIVQTIARGSLVDIFPWLQIFPNKDLARLRDCVYIRDKLLTTKLEEHKLSLTPGEPRDLLDALLSGSGGEGGVTDDHILMTAAEAFGAGVETTSTTLLWTIAFLLHYPEVQERLHTELDECVGRNRHPSLSDRTSLPFLESVLCEVMRIRPASPILIPHVAMQDTSLGGHDVPKGTRVLVNIWAIHHDPKHWENPDQFRPDRFLDDMGKRITPPSYLPFGAGPRVCVGESLARIELFLLLSCLLQRFHFSVPCGASLPDLCGRSGVVLQPLRYPVTVKLRH, from the exons atggACATCACTCTATTCAGCTCCCCTGAGACTCTAACACTCTACTGCATTGTTGGTGTTTTGCTTCTGCTTGTGTTGAAATGCATGCTGGGACGGCGCCAGTCCTCTGGAGGTGTCACAGCGCTGCCGTGTTTGCCGAGCGTGCCTGTTCTAGGCAGCCTGCTGCACCTGCGCTCACCTCTTCCTCCACATCTGCTCTTTTCCAAGCTGGCCATTAAATACGGGCCGCTCTTCAGCCTGTACATGGGGCCGCACTACACGCTGGTGGTGAGCAAGGTGACACTGGCCAGAGAGGTGCTGCTGCACCGGGGCAAAGACTTCGCTGGACGGCCCAAGATG GTTACCACAGACGTGCTGACTCGAGGAGGGAAAGACATTGCGTTTGCAGACTACAACACACTGTGGAGGAATCATCGCAGACTAGTGCAGTCCTCCTTTGCGCTGTTTGGGGAGGGCTCCAGCAAGCTCCAGACTATtg TATTAGATGCTGCAGATAACCTGTGTTCGGACCTGCAGGCCTGCAGGGGGCAGTCTGTGGATATGGGTCCAATGCTTATGCGAGCCGTCACCAATGTGGTGTGCAGGCTGGTTTTCGGGTCGACCTATGATGCCCACGACCCCGAGCTCCAGCAGGTCATAGAATATAATGACGGTATTGTCCAGACCATTGCACGTGGAAGCCTTGTGGATATCTTTCCTTGGTTACAG atttttccCAATAAGGACTTGGCCAggctgagagattgtgtgtaTATCAGAGACAAATTGCTGACCACGAAACTGGAAGAGCATAAG TTGTCTCTTACACCTGGGGAACCACGTGACCTCCTAGACGCTCTCCTGAGTGGGTCGGGTGGTGAGGGCGGTGTCACAGATGATCACATTTTGATGACAGCAGCTGAAGCGTTTGGAGCTGGAGTAGAGACCACATCCACCACTTTACTCTGGACTATAGCGTTCTTACTACACTATCCAGAA GTGCAAGAACGTCTTCACACCGAGCTGGACGAGTGTGTGGGCAGGAACCGACACCCTTCTTTGAGTGACAGGACCAGTCTGCCATTCCTGGAGAGCGTGTTATGTGAGGTTATGAGAATTCGCCCTGCCAGTCCTATCCTCATCCCCCATGTTGCTATGCAGGACACCAG TTTAGGAGGTCATGATGTTCCGAAGGGAACGAGAGTCTTGGTGAACATCTGGGCGATCCACCATGACCCAAAACACTGGGAAAACCCTGACCAATTCAGACCAG ACAGATTCCTGGATGACATGGGTAAGAGGATAACTCCACCCAGTTACCTTCCCTTTGGGGCGGGgcccagagtgtgtgtgggcgAATCGTTGGCCCGGATTGAGCTGTTCCTGTTGCTCAGCTGTCTTCTGCAGAGGTTTCATTTCAGCGTCCCTTGTGGTGCTTCCCTGCCTGACCTGTGTGGGCGCTCTGGAGTCGTGCTTCAACCACTACGCTACCCGGTCACAGTAAAACTGCGCCATTGA
- the egr4 gene encoding early growth response protein 4, producing MISTVDFSALDFLCAATENGAQPERDADFEGLLKPKVEQPDPAFLPDLSESSADGLPPSPLTYTGTFHTEPAACSADALLNMITEIVGICTNPIYDSHRDDFSQSVASASSRGGALYRQGSVGSTGSSTPSLGSPEPLCNDPSDDFMDVASLQQLFPVTVKKEREEDCRGCDFFDELRVSDTRLSDQDADLDDIIDLLSPLCPETDSLDTPALDTWIKQEPVCAEQCSHSAPLSASSNQTPATTPSTLTGNAFYRAAFPNGQVFDLNCSSVLDSLLFSNASTTRSRGQATKKGTRKGAPREKPFSCPVENCDRRFSRSDELNRHVRIHTGHKPFQCRVCMRCFSRSDHLTTHMRTHTGEKPFSCDVCGRRFARSDERKRHWRVHLKQRERMQQKAELLAARAFALPGLV from the exons ATGATCAGTACAGTGGACTTCAGCGCGCTGGACTTTCTCTGCGCAGCGACGGAAAACGGCGCTCAGCCCGAGCGTGATGCCG ACTTTGAGGGGCTTCTGAAGCCTAAAGTTGAGCAGCCGGATCCTGCTTTCCTCCCAGACCTGAGTGAAAGCTCGGCTGACGGTCTGCCTCCTTCCCCGCTCACATACACCGGCACCTTCCACACCGAGCCAGCCGCGTGCAGCGCGGACGCGCTCCTCAACATGATCACGGAGATCGTGGGCATCTGCACAAATCCCATCTATGACAGCCACCGCGATGACTTCTCGCAGTCGGTGGCGAGCGCGAGCTCCCGCGGCGGCGCGCTCTACAGGCAGGGCTCGGTGGGCTCCACGGGCAGCTCCACGCCCTCGCTGGGATCCCCTGAGCCGCTCTGCAACGATCCCTCAGATGACTTCATGGATGTGGCGAGCCTGCAGCAGCTGTTCCCGGTGACTGTTAAAAAGGAGCGCGAAGAGGACTGCCGCGGCTGCGACTTCTTTGATGAGTTGCGGGTATCAGACACCCGCCTCTCAGATCAGGACGCAGACCTGGACGACATCATCGACCTGCTTTCCCCACTCTGTCCTGAGACGGACTCTTTGGACACTCCTGCTTTGGACACTTGGATAAAACAGGAGCCGGTTTGCGCGGAGCAGTGCTCACACAGCGCTCCTCTGAGCGCCTCATCAAACCAAACTCCCGCCACCACTCCATCCACTCTTACCGGAAACGCCTTCTACAGGGCAGCCTTCCCCAACGGCCAGGTGTTTGATCTGAACTGCTCCTCGGTGCTGGACTCTCTGCTCTTCTCTAACGCTTCAACCACCAGAAGCCGAGGTCAAGCGACTAAAAAGGGCACCAGGAAGGGCGCCCCGCGTGAAAAGCCCTTTTCCTGCCCGGTGGAAAACTGCGATCGTCGCTTCTCGCGCTCTGACGAGCTGAACCGCCATGTGCGCATCCACACTGGCCACAAGCCGTTCCAGTGCCGGGTGTGCATGCGGTGCTTCAGCCGCAGCGACCACCTGACCACGCACATGCGCACGCACACCGGTGAGAAGCCCTTCTCGTGCGACGTGTGCGGGCGCCGCTTCGCCAGGAGCGACGAAAGAAAGAGGCACTGGCGGGTGCACCTCAAGCAAAGGGAGAGGATGCAGCAGAAAGCCGAGCTCTTGGCTGCACGCGCTTTCGCCTTACCCGGACTCGTGTGA